The following are from one region of the Dermacentor albipictus isolate Rhodes 1998 colony chromosome 5, USDA_Dalb.pri_finalv2, whole genome shotgun sequence genome:
- the LOC139060200 gene encoding uncharacterized protein, with product MALATNLGTPSFDENQDKWDIYLTRLEAFFEANDIKTDDKKRALLVSTLSTKTVGVLAGQCAPQKVNALSYKDALTILNNHYAPKTNQVAASYKFFTRNQAASESVRDYVVELRKLADNCHFGTSLDRMLRDRIVCGIRNRAVQQTLLEKTELTLAQAETIAIAAETAALEVSAMTRLDNEAAVCTVASKSRRYQTFTKDKQSHTECARCGNYDHEASDCPHKKEQCFHCRKTGHFARKCCSQSGLRAGRRRDGVANAVHYESAVSETEEGDISSVFTLQESREKKSLLQAFRRVIRWGGVPLNMIIDTGSPFSIIPQEVYLKHRLSWPRLSKCKHTLNCYLGKLPIVGELHLEANFAGKTVPATLIVTGCSGPSLCGRDLIQAFSLLPSGFLAAVQPTSADPDSLRTEFPALFEPGLGNIQGPPVKLHIREGAQSKFHKPPRFQSGNQVWVRNFGQGERWRPGIVKSIEGSRLVTVDTPDGLARRHFDQIFRRVPVSPVTPKAEASDSLQPSPDNKHRPTSTPEARCSLATPEASGATPVPSTTPPTSVPAEQALSVPSPPVLRRSTRQRRPVQRLQF from the exons ATGGCCCTGGCTACGAACCTCGGTACCCCAAGTTTCGACGAAAATCAAGATAAGTGGGATATTTACTTGACTCGACTGGaggcattttttgaagcaaatgatATTAAGACAGATGATAAGAAAAGGGCGCTCTTGGTTTCGACGCTATCAACGAAGACGGTAGGCGTTCTTGCTGGACAATGCGccccccagaaagtaaacgcCCTGAGTTACAAGGATGCACTTACCATCCTAAATAACCACTATGCGCCGAAGACTAATCAGGTTGCCGCaagttacaagttctttacaaggAATCAGGCTGCAAGCGAATCTGTCCGGGACTATGTTGTTGAGCTACGCAAGCTTGCGGATAATTGTCACTTCGGCACCAGTTTGGATCGTATGTTACGGGACCGCATTGTGTGTGGCATCCGAAATCGGGCGGTGCAGCAGACGCTGCTTGAAAAAACTGAGCTCACACTTGCCCaagctgaaacaattgccatagcggcagagacagccgcactggaagtaagcgccatgactagacttgataatgaggcagcggtgtgcactgtagcgagtaaatcgcgccgatatcagaccttcaccaaagataagcaaagccatactgagtgcgcacgctgcggaaactacgatcacgaagcaagcgactgtccgcacaaaaaggagcagtgttttcactgtcggaagactggtcatttcgcaagaaaatgctgctCCCAGTCGGGGCTCCGGGCTGGTCGTAGGCGCGATGGCGTCGCTAACGCAGTTCATTATGAGAGCGCTGTATCCGAAACGGAGGAAGgcgatatttcatcagtcttcacattgcaggaatcacgggaaaagaaatctttgctccaggcgttccgcagagttatccgctggggtggcgtgcctttgaacatgattattgacacgggatcgccgttttctatcattccgcaggaggtgtatctaaagcaccgtctgagttggccacgcttatcgaaatgcaaacacacgctcaactgttacttgggcaagctacccattgtcggtgaactgcaccttgaagccaattttgcggggaagactgtacctgccacactgatagttacaggctgctcgggtcccagcctttgcggaagggacttaatccaagcgttctcgcttttgccgtcggggtttctcgctgcggttcaaccgacgtcagcagatcccgacagcctcaggaccgagtttcctgccctttttgagccaggacttggaaacattcaggggccacctgtgaaactccacattcgagaaggcgcccaatcgaagttccacaag CCTCCCAGATTCCAGTCCGGCAACCAGGTGTGGGTGCGCAACTTTGGCCAAGGGGAGCGTTGGCGTCCAGGCATCGTCAAGAGCATAGAGGGTTCACGCCTTGTAACGGTcgacactccagatggcctagccagacgtcacttcgaccaaattttccgtcgcgtgcctgtgtcacccgtgaccccaaaagcggaggcgtccgactcgcttcaacccagcccgGACAACAAGCATCGGCCCACGTCAACGCCAGAAGCCCGGTGCAGCCTGGCCACTCCAGAAGCAAGTGGCGCTACGCCTGTTCCATCGACAACACCTCCAACGTCCGTCCCAGCCGAACAGGCTCTCTCTGTCCCAAGTCCGCCGGTCTTACGGAGgtctacccgacaacgaagacccgtgcaaagactgcagttttaa